The genomic stretch TACGGGGCAGAGCGGATTGGTGCATCAGTAATACCAATTTCATCTGGAAATACGCGAAGACAGATACAGATTATGGTGGATTTTGGAACAACAGTTTTGGCTTGCACACCTTCATATGCTCTCTATCTTGCTGAAACTATGGAAGAGATGGGAATTAATAAATCTCAGCTTAAATTAAAGTCAGGGGTATTTGGTGCAGAACCGTGGTCAGAAAACATGCGAAAAGAGATAGAATCAAAATTGAATATCAAGGCATACGATATATACGGTCTTTCAGAAATAATTGGACCTGGGGTTTCGTTTGAATGTGAATATCAGTGTGGAATGCATATAAATGAAGACCATTTCTTACCTGAAATAATTAATCCCGAAACAGGTGAGGTTTTGGGCGAAGGTGAATATGGTGAGCTTGTATTTACCACAATTACAAAAGAAGGACTTCCGCTTATAAGATACAGAACAAGAGACATAACTGCTCTTCACTATGATAGGTGCAAGTGTGGTAGAACATTAGTAAGGATGGAAAAGGTAATTGGTAGAACTGATGATATGATAATTATACGTGGTGTCAATGTCTTCCCATCTCAGATAGAAAGCGTCCTACTTGAGATGGGAGAAGTCGAGCCACATTATCAGCTGATTGTGGACAGGGTTAACAATCTTGATGTTCTTGAGGTTTTAGTAGAAGTTTCTGAAAGAATGTTTTCTGATGAGGTTAAAAAACTTGAACAGCTTGAGAAGAAAATAACAAAAGCTATTGAAGAGACTCTTGGAATTTCTGTAAAGGTTCGACTTGTTGAACCAAAGACAATTGAAAGAAGTGAAGGGAAGGCCAAAAGAGTTATTGACAAGAGAAAAATATAATTAAAAAAATTGGGTATCTATATA from Caldicellulosiruptor kronotskyensis 2002 encodes the following:
- a CDS encoding phenylacetate--CoA ligase family protein, whose protein sequence is MRYWDEHMECMDRSTLQEIQLKRLVETVKRVYTSVPYYRRKMQELGIIPENIKSLDDLKKLPFTTKQDLRDNYPYGLFAVPLSEIVRIHASSGTTGKPTVVGYTKHDIGIWSEVMARTLVAAGADKHSFVQIAYGYGLFTGGLGVHYGAERIGASVIPISSGNTRRQIQIMVDFGTTVLACTPSYALYLAETMEEMGINKSQLKLKSGVFGAEPWSENMRKEIESKLNIKAYDIYGLSEIIGPGVSFECEYQCGMHINEDHFLPEIINPETGEVLGEGEYGELVFTTITKEGLPLIRYRTRDITALHYDRCKCGRTLVRMEKVIGRTDDMIIIRGVNVFPSQIESVLLEMGEVEPHYQLIVDRVNNLDVLEVLVEVSERMFSDEVKKLEQLEKKITKAIEETLGISVKVRLVEPKTIERSEGKAKRVIDKRKI